A window of the Candidatus Cloacimonadota bacterium genome harbors these coding sequences:
- a CDS encoding MotA/TolQ/ExbB proton channel family protein gives MKSKLNILVVIALLLSVGFLFAQEATEAVPETAAASGSGVNLIEVYSTSGFWAHLILINLLIGLTLAVMRYVKLYVREKIDAEKFFFKLKNFVKNDQIDEATKIADQFKGTTMGFIFWSGLSVFKDVRKTGKKGEEARIAVQNAFDEAVLQKVHLLDGGLFWFDTLAQISTYLGLLGTIFGLIQAFNSLRFLTGVAAQNALTEGIYMAIGTTALGLMGAIPLTLIKGGLYTRAQNLISDIDEYSVKLVNHINNQIKE, from the coding sequence ATGAAAAGCAAGCTTAACATACTCGTTGTAATTGCCCTGTTATTGAGTGTTGGTTTCCTCTTTGCACAGGAAGCTACCGAAGCAGTACCCGAAACCGCAGCAGCATCCGGTAGCGGCGTAAACCTGATTGAAGTTTACAGCACCAGCGGATTTTGGGCTCACCTCATCCTGATCAATTTACTGATTGGTTTGACTTTGGCGGTCATGCGCTACGTTAAACTGTATGTACGAGAGAAGATTGATGCCGAGAAATTCTTCTTCAAACTGAAGAACTTCGTGAAAAACGATCAAATTGACGAAGCAACAAAGATTGCTGACCAATTCAAGGGCACCACAATGGGCTTCATTTTCTGGAGTGGATTGTCTGTTTTCAAAGATGTGCGTAAAACCGGCAAGAAGGGCGAAGAAGCCCGCATCGCTGTTCAAAACGCATTTGATGAAGCTGTGTTGCAGAAAGTACACCTACTGGATGGCGGATTATTCTGGTTTGATACTCTGGCCCAAATCTCCACCTACCTTGGACTTCTGGGAACCATCTTTGGCCTCATCCAAGCTTTCAACTCTTTGCGTTTCTTAACCGGTGTTGCAGCTCAGAACGCTCTTACCGAAGGTATCTATATGGCTATCGGAACTACTGCTCTCGGTCTAATGGGTGCTATTCCGCTTACTCTGATCAAAGGTGGTCTCTACACCCGCGCTCAGAATTTGATTAGCGATATCGACGAATACAGTGTGAAATTGGTGAACCACATTAACAACCAGATCAAGGAATAA